One genomic region from bacterium encodes:
- a CDS encoding sigma 54-interacting transcriptional regulator, whose translation MTESITQDLTTLRAVIDSLPDAAFVVDTDWRIRLFNRRAQQLIGLTESDVFGRICQHVLNADACAAYCPLAITLRSGHSQFDHRVTVHHADGSPLNVSVNTSVWLDDDGKAAGGVVTLRDLTPVTTLCSEPGTEQEFCGMIGAAPAMRELFQQVKALRKSRATILIRGDSGTGKERLARAIHTNSTVSDGPFLAVSCGAIPDTLLESELFGHRKGAFTDAKHHHSGYFERASGGTLFLDEIGEASPLLQVKLLRVLEEHRITPVGGEQSFPVQVRVIAASHRDLAQEVAQGNFRSDLYHRLAVVPLEIPPLRERSEDVPLMVEEFLAQARLRKETEFQHISAPAIRRMQCFPWPGNVRQLENAVAYGVAIGEGEMLEERFLPPYLLKVVPDARIPQAGIDAGVNPLLLALAQANNKVAVAAKLLGISRVTFWRRLKALQASNQFAKSIEPIPGSIVQTFTCPPGFTPPQTVSE comes from the coding sequence ATGACAGAAAGCATCACCCAAGACCTCACTACGTTGCGCGCAGTCATCGACTCGTTGCCTGATGCCGCATTCGTCGTCGATACCGATTGGCGAATCCGGCTGTTCAATCGCCGCGCCCAGCAACTCATCGGACTCACCGAATCCGATGTTTTCGGCAGGATTTGTCAACATGTCTTGAATGCCGACGCTTGTGCCGCATACTGCCCGTTGGCGATTACCCTTCGTTCCGGTCACAGCCAATTCGATCACCGGGTTACGGTACACCATGCCGATGGTTCCCCCTTAAATGTTTCCGTCAATACATCGGTTTGGTTAGACGACGATGGAAAAGCGGCGGGTGGGGTCGTGACATTGCGCGATCTGACACCGGTTACAACATTGTGTTCCGAACCGGGCACCGAGCAGGAATTTTGCGGGATGATTGGAGCGGCGCCAGCGATGCGCGAGCTGTTCCAACAAGTGAAAGCCCTCCGAAAAAGCCGAGCAACGATACTAATCCGTGGCGATTCCGGTACCGGAAAAGAACGGCTTGCCCGCGCTATCCACACCAATAGCACGGTGTCCGATGGTCCCTTTCTCGCGGTGTCGTGTGGTGCGATTCCTGATACATTATTAGAATCGGAGCTGTTCGGTCATCGGAAAGGGGCGTTTACCGATGCGAAACATCATCATAGTGGCTATTTTGAGCGGGCGAGTGGCGGCACCCTCTTTTTAGATGAAATCGGCGAAGCGTCGCCACTGCTACAAGTAAAATTATTGCGGGTCTTGGAAGAACACCGGATTACCCCGGTTGGCGGCGAGCAGTCATTTCCGGTGCAAGTCCGGGTAATTGCAGCAAGCCATCGCGATCTTGCGCAGGAAGTCGCGCAAGGAAACTTCCGCAGCGATCTCTATCACCGGCTTGCGGTTGTTCCATTGGAAATTCCTCCGTTACGGGAACGTAGCGAAGATGTCCCCCTCATGGTCGAGGAGTTTCTCGCCCAAGCCCGATTACGGAAAGAAACCGAGTTTCAGCATATTTCAGCGCCCGCGATTCGCCGGATGCAGTGCTTCCCATGGCCCGGCAACGTCCGGCAACTGGAAAATGCCGTTGCGTATGGGGTTGCGATTGGCGAAGGGGAAATGCTCGAAGAGCGCTTCCTTCCCCCCTATTTACTGAAAGTGGTTCCCGATGCGCGAATACCGCAGGCGGGCATCGACGCCGGGGTGAATCCACTGCTATTGGCGTTGGCACAAGCAAACAATAAGGTCGCAGTCGCGGCAAAATTATTGGGAATTTCCCGGGTAACTTTCTGGCGTCGATTGAAAGCATTACAAGCCTCGAATCAATTTGCCAAGTCCATCGAACCGATCCCGGGCAGCATTGTACAAACTTTCACCTGTCCACCCGGTTTCACTCCTCCGCAAACCGTTTCAGAGTAA
- a CDS encoding T9SS type A sorting domain-containing protein, whose translation MRLHIRCFVVLCCLVYTYSICYSEVRQVPSVYPTINAAMLTAQPNDTIMLAQGTYRERVATTMNMTFASHWLFTHDTFDICQTIWIPDTGRVIFSNQCNVAILGLSFSGSGIPVVNRGVIHAIGGIITINECRVAGNFDTARYSGTVAVYADSSQVIVKNSVFDGPDVGSSNAIEVIHGTLTLRKTTFMGRPFGIDIQNVYVWGQLIVDSCEVRNGGAGLCGIDGAIVTNTRFTQCGTLALVLGGNVQVSNCVFEDIELPIWYTLVWTGWDNDTIRFSNCRFQNVMGCTIYNTSFFKGSGVVSFLKCTFLNISNFRNIFIQQNLSVDSCIFHTQNGGIFTGRNPQAYGFFENSDFIRIPNFYFNEDWAPDTLLAPNCYWGDPTGPRHPRLPYGLGTNLPSWVNAIPFRTTPVFPENGIGDPGNVTYSLPNAIELLPAYPNPFNSSVTIRFRLPQPGEATISIYDLTGREVETLHRGYFPAGNQQTIHWQPQALASGKYFICLQSNGSSQTGAIVYNK comes from the coding sequence ATGAGACTACACATTCGCTGTTTTGTAGTATTGTGTTGCCTAGTGTATACCTATTCTATTTGCTATTCCGAAGTCCGGCAAGTTCCTAGTGTTTACCCAACCATCAATGCGGCAATGCTCACTGCACAGCCAAACGACACAATTATGCTCGCACAAGGTACTTATCGGGAACGCGTTGCTACGACGATGAATATGACATTTGCCTCACATTGGTTATTTACACACGACACATTCGATATTTGTCAAACGATCTGGATTCCCGATACGGGTCGAGTGATTTTTTCTAACCAGTGCAACGTCGCAATTCTTGGGTTATCATTTTCTGGTTCTGGAATCCCCGTAGTGAATCGAGGCGTAATTCATGCGATTGGCGGCATTATAACGATAAACGAATGCCGTGTAGCTGGTAACTTCGATACTGCAAGATATAGCGGAACTGTAGCTGTTTACGCGGACAGCTCCCAAGTAATTGTAAAAAATTCCGTTTTCGACGGACCGGATGTCGGTTCCAGCAATGCAATCGAAGTAATTCACGGGACATTGACATTAAGAAAAACCACGTTTATGGGGAGACCGTTCGGTATTGACATTCAAAACGTCTATGTTTGGGGACAGCTGATCGTCGATTCCTGTGAAGTACGAAATGGTGGAGCGGGACTTTGCGGGATTGATGGCGCGATTGTAACGAATACGAGGTTCACACAATGCGGCACGTTAGCATTAGTGTTAGGCGGAAATGTACAAGTGTCAAATTGTGTGTTTGAGGATATCGAGCTTCCCATTTGGTATACACTCGTTTGGACTGGATGGGACAATGATACCATTCGTTTTAGTAATTGCCGCTTTCAAAATGTAATGGGATGTACTATTTACAATACTTCATTTTTTAAGGGCAGTGGAGTAGTAAGTTTTTTAAAATGCACTTTTTTGAACATTAGTAACTTTCGGAACATCTTTATACAACAAAACCTAAGCGTCGATTCTTGCATTTTCCACACACAAAATGGCGGGATTTTCACTGGTCGCAATCCTCAAGCATACGGTTTTTTTGAAAACAGCGATTTCATTAGAATTCCGAATTTCTATTTTAATGAAGATTGGGCACCCGACACGCTCCTTGCACCAAATTGCTATTGGGGTGACCCTACCGGACCAAGACATCCGCGCCTGCCTTATGGATTGGGTACAAATTTACCGAGCTGGGTTAATGCGATCCCCTTCCGCACAACTCCTGTTTTCCCGGAAAATGGAATTGGTGATCCGGGCAATGTGACGTACTCGCTACCGAATGCAATAGAATTATTGCCCGCTTATCCGAATCCGTTCAATTCGTCGGTAACAATTCGCTTCCGGTTACCCCAGCCAGGCGAAGCTACCATATCTATCTACGATCTCACTGGACGGGAAGTCGAGACACTGCATCGCGGTTACTTTCCCGCAGGGAACCAGCAGACAATACATTGGCAACCCCAAGCCCTCGCTAGTGGCAAGTACTTCATTTGTCTTCAATCCAACGGAAGTTCCCAAACGGGAGCCATTGTTTACAACAAGTGA
- a CDS encoding alkaline phosphatase family protein: MTTPTIQSVTPTICAVTGVNPPTSNQAEAVPEIIEHLRNRNIGFIEKMLIFAPDAIGSSLLQRYPEIAGKFRSHSDIAIPLTSMTPPKTPVCFASMYSGAPPEIHGIQGYQRPILTIDTLFDALVRAGKRVALVAVKDCSIDIIFRNRTLSYYSESYDPEVVERTIQLIEQKEFDVIVCYQQEHDDLLHAGNPFTPEAVAAAHRHADNFIALTKAVATCWQGETWAIAVTPDHGSHVRPDGVGDHCDNIPEDMAVTHFWRFSE; encoded by the coding sequence ATGACAACCCCCACGATTCAGTCCGTAACCCCAACCATCTGTGCAGTAACGGGGGTGAACCCTCCTACATCGAATCAAGCCGAAGCAGTCCCGGAAATCATCGAACACCTTCGCAACCGCAATATCGGATTCATTGAGAAAATGCTCATCTTTGCCCCGGATGCGATTGGTTCCTCTTTGTTGCAACGTTATCCCGAAATCGCCGGAAAATTTCGTTCCCATAGCGATATTGCCATTCCCTTAACATCGATGACGCCACCAAAAACACCGGTTTGTTTCGCGTCGATGTATAGCGGCGCGCCACCGGAAATCCACGGTATCCAGGGGTATCAGCGTCCCATTCTAACGATCGATACGTTGTTCGATGCGCTGGTGCGGGCAGGAAAGCGGGTCGCGTTAGTCGCTGTCAAGGATTGCAGTATCGACATTATTTTCCGGAATCGTACACTCTCCTACTATAGCGAATCTTACGATCCAGAAGTTGTCGAACGGACGATCCAATTGATAGAACAAAAAGAGTTTGATGTAATCGTCTGCTACCAACAGGAGCACGACGATTTACTGCATGCCGGGAATCCCTTTACCCCGGAAGCGGTCGCCGCTGCTCATCGCCATGCCGATAATTTTATCGCACTTACGAAAGCGGTCGCAACCTGCTGGCAGGGAGAGACATGGGCAATCGCCGTGACGCCCGATCACGGTTCTCATGTTCGTCCCGACGGGGTTGGGGATCATTGCGATAATATCCCGGAAGATATGGCAGTGACCCACTTCTGGCGGTTTTCGGAGTGA